In one window of Ignavibacteriota bacterium DNA:
- a CDS encoding cytochrome C gives MRGSDITLRPLPAVLLAFLLAGYAPTLHSQLVSPGKLSTVHAALDGVNDCAKCHNFGDKSVRVNCLACHAEIRSRVERGLGYHAFTKKLECSACHKEHHGRDFKLIRWDPAKFDHRQAGFELVGKHAGKECRACHIPKNIVQKEIRGKSAAAKQRTYLGLEPACINCHTDGHAGQLGSDCARCHTPADWKQNSFTHSRARFPLLGKHADVACTKCHPPLPGATGTGMAAMKLHGLAFKTCGDCHEDKHKGQFGKDCAQCHTPESWKSVRLSSNAGFDHSKTRFALQGRHASLACAKCHVGGDIAKYRNKELGSCLLCHADAHAGQFAQARGGTECSRCHTVDGFHPSRFEQPDHATTRFPLEGAHAAVACDRCHTTETRDGTPVRRFRWTDLACTSCHSDYHAGQFLKRPDKGACNGCHSTASWHSMEFDHAATDFPLRGKHLAVPCDKCHGSVEIGGAQTRRFTFDSITCASCHTDPHGGQFVVNGTVTCERCHSTGEWKPSTFDHTRDSRFQLNGRHAALACSACHRATAGESGGIVRYKPIDPDCATCHPASDTEKKMQ, from the coding sequence ATGCGCGGATCCGATATAACTCTGCGACCGCTGCCGGCGGTTCTGCTCGCTTTCCTGCTGGCCGGATACGCGCCAACGCTGCATAGCCAGCTCGTTTCACCAGGGAAACTCTCAACCGTTCACGCTGCACTCGACGGAGTGAACGACTGCGCGAAGTGCCATAACTTCGGCGACAAGAGCGTGCGCGTCAACTGCCTCGCCTGTCATGCGGAGATCCGTTCACGTGTGGAGCGCGGACTCGGGTATCACGCCTTCACAAAAAAACTCGAGTGTTCGGCCTGCCACAAGGAACATCACGGACGCGACTTCAAGCTGATCCGTTGGGACCCCGCAAAATTCGATCACCGGCAAGCGGGTTTTGAACTCGTTGGAAAACATGCCGGAAAGGAATGCCGCGCCTGCCACATCCCAAAAAACATTGTGCAGAAGGAGATCCGCGGCAAGAGCGCGGCGGCGAAGCAGCGCACATACCTGGGCCTCGAACCCGCGTGCATCAACTGCCATACCGACGGACACGCCGGACAGCTCGGCAGCGACTGCGCGCGCTGCCACACGCCCGCGGACTGGAAGCAGAACAGCTTCACACATTCCCGCGCACGTTTCCCTCTGCTTGGAAAACATGCCGACGTGGCCTGCACAAAATGCCATCCTCCCCTGCCGGGAGCCACGGGCACGGGCATGGCGGCCATGAAATTACACGGACTCGCCTTCAAAACGTGCGGCGACTGCCACGAAGACAAACACAAGGGGCAGTTCGGGAAGGACTGCGCACAGTGTCACACGCCGGAGAGCTGGAAGTCCGTACGCCTGTCCTCGAACGCGGGGTTCGACCATTCAAAGACTCGCTTCGCGCTGCAAGGCCGGCACGCGTCGCTGGCCTGCGCCAAGTGTCACGTTGGCGGAGATATCGCGAAATACCGCAACAAGGAACTCGGATCGTGCCTGCTGTGCCATGCGGACGCGCATGCCGGGCAATTCGCCCAGGCGCGAGGCGGCACGGAATGTTCACGATGCCATACGGTGGACGGTTTCCACCCCTCGCGCTTCGAGCAGCCGGACCATGCCACCACACGATTCCCCCTCGAAGGCGCACATGCCGCGGTGGCCTGCGACCGTTGTCACACAACGGAGACTCGAGACGGCACACCCGTGCGGCGATTCCGCTGGACCGACCTCGCGTGTACATCCTGTCACAGCGATTATCACGCGGGACAATTCCTGAAACGTCCCGACAAGGGCGCCTGCAACGGCTGCCACAGCACCGCGAGCTGGCACTCGATGGAATTCGATCATGCCGCGACCGACTTCCCCCTGCGCGGCAAACACCTGGCCGTGCCCTGCGACAAGTGCCACGGCAGCGTGGAAATAGGCGGCGCGCAAACACGCCGCTTCACCTTCGACAGCATCACCTGCGCGAGCTGCCACACCGATCCGCACGGCGGACAGTTTGTTGTGAACGGAACCGTGACCTGCGAACGCTGCCACAGCACCGGTGAATGGAAACCGAGCACCTTCGACCACACCCGCGACTCGCGTTTCCAGCTCAACGGGCGCCACGCGGCGCTTGCCTGCTCCGCCTGTCACCGAGCCACTGCCGGTGAATCCGGCGGCATTGTGCGCTACAAACCCATCGATCCGGATTGCGCAACCTGTCATCCGGCATCCGACACAGAGAAAAAAATGCAATGA